The following coding sequences are from one Shewanella violacea DSS12 window:
- a CDS encoding S16 family serine protease, with product MNPNVIPVSSLTPQHNLPALSTLKNEKKSLLLGQERVVDAFTLLTKTAHQHMYLADLAGIDREAFIDALVSAQDDRACQLLIGSNDNNKPSFQWIDEQDFNKTDEKKPVIFSHKRQSYAYLSGNIKRSDLIGRILSSGDHTLDTNNLDKVQYQAGALAQCHTVFICADSLWKREGMWELLLTILAAKTYQIHSQLPHVPLNCKIVLVGSSTLYSICWTEERQFSTHFPLLGEMNYELDLTSHSEAEYGNWLASVAALNKVSLSQSALAPLFQYSARLADHQRRLSLLSSQIGQLLSQAIAYSGDSEVSATNLAYALTRYQLRHNASETLSAXNFDDKFINLPTGGERGGQINGLPVLETVEYAYGEPARITASVHYGDGEVADIERKSELGGNIHAKGMMILSSCLYRIFGKDAPLHLNANIVFEQSYQEIDGDSASLAEYCSLISAITEKPINQSIAATGAIDQFGQVQAIGGVNEKIEGFFNLCERRGLTGNQGVIIPRSNTQQLNLSTKLVAAIEAGQFSLFQIEHIDEAVELLMKVTAGVADENNDFPKGSLYGMVQSRLANLAGYTDEESTFFEKLLRKMKFFS from the coding sequence ATGAATCCAAACGTCATTCCAGTGTCATCATTAACGCCTCAGCATAACCTCCCTGCTCTCTCTACGCTAAAAAATGAAAAGAAAAGTCTTCTTTTAGGTCAAGAGAGAGTCGTTGACGCTTTCACTCTTTTGACTAAAACAGCACACCAGCATATGTATCTGGCAGATTTGGCTGGTATAGATAGAGAAGCATTCATAGACGCATTAGTCAGTGCCCAAGACGATAGAGCTTGTCAGCTACTCATAGGTTCAAATGACAATAATAAACCCAGTTTTCAGTGGATAGATGAACAAGACTTTAACAAGACTGATGAGAAGAAGCCGGTCATTTTCAGCCATAAAAGGCAAAGCTACGCTTACCTATCGGGCAATATCAAACGTAGCGATTTGATCGGTAGAATATTAAGTAGCGGTGACCACACCTTAGATACAAATAACCTTGATAAGGTCCAATATCAAGCCGGTGCATTGGCGCAATGCCACACCGTCTTTATCTGCGCCGATTCTCTCTGGAAACGTGAAGGCATGTGGGAGCTACTCCTGACTATCTTGGCGGCTAAAACCTATCAAATCCATTCTCAACTTCCTCATGTACCACTTAATTGTAAAATCGTACTCGTAGGTTCAAGTACGCTATATAGTATCTGCTGGACAGAAGAGAGACAGTTTTCTACTCACTTCCCTCTACTGGGAGAAATGAACTACGAACTGGATTTAACCAGTCACAGCGAAGCAGAATATGGCAACTGGTTAGCCTCTGTGGCAGCGCTCAATAAAGTGTCTCTATCTCAATCAGCCTTAGCCCCCCTGTTTCAGTACAGTGCCCGATTGGCCGATCATCAGCGACGTCTAAGCTTATTATCATCTCAAATAGGCCAGCTTTTATCCCAGGCTATCGCATATAGTGGTGACTCTGAAGTATCGGCAACTAACTTAGCCTACGCATTAACGCGTTATCAGCTCCGCCATAATGCCTCTGAGACACTATCGGCACANAACTTCGATGATAAATTTATAAACTTACCCACAGGAGGGGAAAGGGGTGGCCAAATCAACGGACTCCCTGTACTCGAGACTGTGGAATACGCCTACGGAGAGCCTGCACGCATTACCGCTTCAGTTCATTATGGCGATGGAGAAGTTGCCGACATAGAAAGAAAATCTGAACTAGGAGGAAATATTCATGCGAAGGGGATGATGATCTTATCTTCTTGCTTATATCGCATCTTCGGTAAAGATGCCCCACTCCACTTAAATGCCAATATAGTATTCGAGCAATCCTATCAAGAGATCGATGGAGACAGCGCATCCCTTGCAGAATATTGCAGTTTGATATCAGCCATTACAGAGAAGCCGATTAATCAAAGCATTGCGGCAACTGGCGCCATAGACCAATTCGGTCAAGTACAAGCCATAGGGGGCGTCAATGAGAAGATTGAAGGCTTCTTTAACTTATGTGAACGTCGTGGACTCACAGGCAATCAAGGGGTCATAATCCCAAGATCCAACACCCAACAACTCAACCTTTCAACTAAACTCGTCGCAGCAATTGAGGCTGGTCAGTTTAGTCTATTTCAAATAGAACATATCGATGAAGCCGTCGAGCTTCTCATGAAGGTCACTGCGGGTGTTGCCGATGAGAATAATGATTTCCCAAAAGGTTCACTCTATGGCATGGTCCAGAGCCGATTGGCAAATTTAGCGGGCTATACTGATGAAGAAAGTACGTTTTTTGAGAAGTTGCTCCGAAAAATGAAGTTTTTTAGCTGA